The Niallia alba genome includes a window with the following:
- the pgmB gene encoding beta-phosphoglucomutase, with the protein MLKGIIFDLDGVITDTAEYHYLAWKKTAEAIGVPFDREFNEELKGVSRMDSLYKILDHGGIRGQFSEAQVEELAHDKNIYYQELIKEITPNDLLPGIKDFLLECKEAGLKLGLASASKNGPVILDRLEVTTLFDTIVDPGKLKKGKPDPEIFVKAAAQLQLQVNECIGVEDAEAGIQAIKGANMFAIGVGTPDRMKLADWQVGSTTEITLERLREKLGE; encoded by the coding sequence ATGTTAAAAGGAATTATTTTTGATTTAGACGGAGTTATTACAGACACAGCAGAATATCATTATTTAGCGTGGAAGAAAACTGCTGAGGCAATTGGCGTTCCTTTTGATCGCGAGTTTAATGAAGAATTAAAAGGTGTTAGTCGAATGGACTCTTTATATAAAATATTGGACCATGGCGGAATTCGCGGGCAATTTTCCGAAGCGCAAGTCGAAGAGCTGGCGCACGATAAAAATATTTACTATCAAGAACTAATTAAAGAAATAACGCCTAACGACTTATTACCTGGGATAAAAGATTTCTTGCTGGAATGCAAGGAAGCTGGGTTAAAACTTGGTCTCGCATCTGCAAGTAAAAATGGGCCTGTAATATTAGATCGATTAGAAGTAACGACTTTATTTGATACAATCGTAGATCCTGGGAAATTGAAAAAAGGGAAGCCTGATCCTGAAATCTTTGTAAAAGCAGCAGCGCAGTTGCAACTACAAGTGAATGAATGTATTGGAGTGGAAGACGCAGAGGCAGGCATACAAGCAATAAAAGGGGCAAATATGTTTGCGATAGGTGTTGGCACCCCAGACCGAATGAAGTTAGCAGATTGGCAAGTCGGAAGTACAACAGAGATTACCCTTGAACGTTTGAGAGAGAAGTTAGGGGAATAG
- a CDS encoding glycoside hydrolase family 65 protein, which yields MSNKRLFEINSWKLISNKLEKKEKRLQESLTSIGNGYMGMRGNFEEGYSGDFHQGTYIAGVWFPDKTRVGWWKNGYPQYFGKVINALNFIGVDIYIDGTKVDLYKENITDFHLELDMKEGILKRSFILQKGGKQIRFEFERFLSIASKEICAIDIKVTALTGTHKIELIPYLDGDVTNEDSNYEEKFWGEIGRKVDVNSGNLIIKTVDNPFGTPRFAVSASMVNTINHLEVTSYNERPMYVANAYNNKLNQGETIHLQKYVAISTSRDWEEERLATVSDMLAKQAREKGYTVLKEEHIAAWAARWEKADVQIDGDEEAQQGIRFNIFQLFSTYYGEDARLNVGPKGFTGEKYGGATYWDTEAYIVPMYLAVAEPKVTEQLLRYRRQQLPGAEHNAKQQGLKGALYPMVTFTGVECHNEWEITFEEIHRNGAIAHAIFNYSTYTGDETYALNEGLDVLVGISRFWADRVHYSKKNDQYMMHGVTGPNEYENNVNNNWYTNKIATWTLKYTLELLEKAAPKRKTDLNIGKSELVKWQEIIDKMYFPVDDELGIFVQHDTFLDKDLRSADTLLKEERPLNQNWSWDKILRSCFIKQADVLQGMYFLNHEFSLEEKKRNFDFYEPMTVHESSLSPCVHSILAAEIGLEEKAYEMYQRTARLDLDNYNNDTEDGLHITSMSGSWLAIVHGFAGMRSATGTLSFAPFVPKGWNSYSFTINYRNRLIQVTTTSENVKLELLSGKAIEIELYGKAVLLEKEYVGKK from the coding sequence ATGTCAAATAAGCGTCTTTTCGAAATAAACAGCTGGAAGCTAATATCAAATAAGTTGGAAAAAAAAGAGAAGCGATTGCAGGAAAGTCTAACCTCCATTGGAAACGGATATATGGGGATGCGTGGTAACTTTGAAGAAGGCTACTCTGGAGATTTCCATCAAGGTACGTATATTGCAGGTGTATGGTTTCCAGACAAAACAAGAGTTGGCTGGTGGAAAAATGGCTATCCTCAATACTTTGGTAAAGTGATTAATGCTCTTAACTTCATCGGTGTCGATATTTATATAGATGGAACGAAAGTAGATTTATATAAAGAAAATATCACTGATTTTCACCTTGAACTAGATATGAAGGAAGGAATCTTAAAACGGAGCTTTATCCTTCAAAAAGGAGGAAAACAAATTCGCTTTGAGTTTGAACGCTTCTTAAGTATTGCATCTAAGGAAATTTGTGCAATAGACATTAAGGTAACAGCATTAACGGGAACACATAAAATTGAGTTAATCCCGTATTTAGATGGTGATGTGACAAATGAAGACTCCAACTATGAGGAGAAATTCTGGGGAGAAATTGGAAGAAAAGTAGATGTTAATTCAGGTAACCTAATAATCAAAACGGTTGATAATCCTTTTGGAACACCGAGATTTGCGGTATCTGCTTCTATGGTTAATACAATTAATCACCTAGAAGTAACTTCTTATAATGAAAGGCCAATGTATGTTGCCAATGCATATAACAATAAGCTTAATCAAGGAGAAACTATCCATCTTCAGAAGTATGTCGCTATTTCCACTTCTCGTGATTGGGAAGAGGAAAGATTAGCAACTGTTTCTGATATGTTAGCAAAACAAGCGAGAGAAAAAGGATATACTGTTTTAAAAGAAGAACATATTGCCGCATGGGCAGCTCGCTGGGAAAAGGCAGATGTTCAAATTGATGGAGACGAAGAAGCACAGCAAGGAATTCGATTCAATATTTTTCAATTATTCTCTACCTATTATGGCGAGGACGCTCGTCTAAATGTAGGACCAAAAGGTTTTACAGGGGAAAAATATGGTGGTGCAACCTACTGGGATACAGAAGCATATATTGTACCCATGTATTTAGCTGTTGCAGAACCCAAAGTAACAGAACAGCTATTGCGTTATCGCCGTCAACAGCTCCCTGGTGCAGAACATAATGCAAAACAGCAAGGGCTTAAAGGGGCATTATATCCTATGGTAACTTTCACTGGTGTTGAGTGCCATAATGAATGGGAAATTACATTTGAAGAAATTCACCGTAATGGTGCCATTGCCCATGCCATTTTTAATTATTCAACGTATACAGGTGATGAAACCTATGCATTAAATGAAGGATTAGATGTGTTAGTAGGTATCAGCCGTTTTTGGGCAGATCGTGTACACTATTCGAAAAAGAATGATCAATACATGATGCATGGTGTAACAGGACCAAATGAATATGAGAATAATGTAAATAACAATTGGTACACCAATAAAATTGCTACATGGACATTAAAATACACATTAGAATTACTGGAAAAGGCAGCTCCAAAAAGAAAAACGGATTTAAACATTGGAAAAAGCGAATTAGTAAAATGGCAGGAAATCATTGATAAAATGTATTTCCCAGTTGATGACGAATTAGGAATTTTTGTACAGCATGATACATTTTTAGATAAAGATCTACGTTCTGCGGATACACTCTTAAAAGAAGAAAGACCACTTAATCAAAATTGGTCTTGGGACAAAATTTTGCGTTCTTGTTTCATTAAACAGGCTGATGTTTTACAAGGAATGTACTTCTTAAATCATGAATTTAGCTTAGAAGAGAAAAAGCGTAACTTTGATTTTTATGAACCAATGACTGTTCATGAATCAAGTCTTTCACCTTGTGTTCATTCTATTTTAGCAGCAGAAATTGGCTTAGAAGAAAAGGCTTATGAGATGTATCAGCGAACAGCAAGACTAGATCTTGATAATTATAATAACGATACAGAAGATGGACTGCATATAACTAGTATGTCAGGAAGCTGGCTAGCTATTGTGCATGGATTTGCTGGAATGCGCTCGGCAACAGGGACCCTTTCCTTTGCTCCATTTGTGCCTAAAGGCTGGAATAGTTACTCGTTTACAATAAATTATCGCAATCGATTAATTCAAGTAACAACAACTTCTGAGAATGTAAAACTAGAGCTTTTATCTGGTAAGGCGATAGAAATTGAGTTATATGGAAAAGCTGTATTACTTGAAAAAGAGTATGTTGGTAAGAAATGA
- a CDS encoding DUF1189 family protein, which yields MKKSEPFLMQYFKSIITPTNVFKGKNLLTWPKMIFLFIFLIACMMMPTSIQMAKLTTFPFEFLFPRTAELITDNFVEALSSKQVKDGKLVGIDSQYTEETDGNVIAIDNDNKYQMTGENQTFSIKGYANAIVFKEDYAIIAEENGFGFQLYYPKNEEKYPFKIENKEDVLQYIGTLWYVQNKAFLLPILLLLLAGVYIAMNVLQFLFMSLVLWLTKKSNITDIRTFKEAATIVLNAAGLPTILAIIYGFIQFDVATLIMIQGLGTVLMIAFAFFRTGFKEKGLKADSDKA from the coding sequence ATGAAGAAATCGGAACCATTTTTGATGCAATATTTCAAGTCTATCATTACACCGACAAATGTATTTAAGGGTAAGAATCTATTAACATGGCCAAAAATGATCTTCCTTTTTATTTTCTTAATTGCATGTATGATGATGCCGACCTCTATTCAAATGGCAAAATTAACGACTTTCCCATTTGAGTTTCTGTTTCCACGGACAGCCGAATTAATCACAGATAACTTTGTAGAAGCTTTGTCCTCTAAGCAAGTGAAAGATGGAAAGTTAGTGGGAATAGATAGTCAATATACAGAAGAAACAGATGGGAATGTCATTGCAATTGATAACGACAATAAATATCAAATGACTGGCGAAAATCAGACATTTAGTATAAAGGGATATGCCAATGCCATTGTTTTTAAAGAAGACTATGCAATAATTGCCGAAGAAAATGGATTTGGATTTCAATTGTATTACCCAAAAAATGAGGAGAAATATCCTTTCAAAATAGAAAACAAGGAAGATGTCCTGCAATATATCGGTACTTTATGGTATGTGCAGAACAAGGCATTTCTTCTACCAATCCTGTTACTATTACTAGCTGGTGTATATATAGCAATGAATGTATTGCAATTTCTCTTTATGTCACTTGTATTGTGGTTAACAAAGAAATCGAATATTACGGATATAAGAACCTTTAAAGAGGCAGCAACGATTGTCCTTAATGCAGCAGGATTACCGACCATCTTAGCGATCATTTATGGATTTATTCAATTTGATGTTGCAACTTTAATAATGATCCAAGGGCTTGGAACGGTATTAATGATTGCATTTGCATTTTTTAGAACAGGTTTTAAAGAAAAAGGATTAAAGGCAGATTCAGATAAAGCATAG